One Nostoc punctiforme PCC 73102 DNA window includes the following coding sequences:
- the shc gene encoding squalene--hopene cyclase — MQTQDRVKVNQVAEAIAASQQYLLSIQNPAGYWWAELESNVTITAETVLLHKIWGTDQTRPLHKVEAYLRQEQRQHGGWELFYGDGGELSTSVEAYMALRLLGVPATDPAMIRAQAFILQRGGISKTRIFTKLHLALIGCYNWRGIPSLPPWIMLLPKAFPVNIYEMSSWARSSTVPLLVVCDRKPVFITDPTINLDELYAEGIDRVRWELPQSGDWTDLFLTLDQGFKWAESLNLVPFREEGIKAAEKWILERQEATGDWGGIIPAMLNSMLALRCLDYDRSDPIVERGLQAIDNFAIETDNSYRVQPCVSPVWDTAWVMRALVESGFVPDHPAVVKAGEWLLQKQILDYGDWAVKNRQGKPGAWAFEFENRFYPDVDDSAVVVMALHLAKLPNEKIKQAAIARAVNWIASMQCKPGGWAAFDLDNDQDWLNSIPYGDLKAMIDPNTADVTARVVEMLGACDLSIDSDNLERSLTYLLREQETEGCWFGRWGVNYIYGTSGVLSALALIDPQRHKLSIERGAAWLLGCQNLDGGWGETCRSYDDPSLKGKGDSTASQTAWALIGLLAAGEATGKLAVKAIEQGIGYLMATQQPDGTWFEANFTGTGFPCYFYLKYHLYQQYFPLIALGRYQAAIKES, encoded by the coding sequence ATGCAAACACAAGACAGGGTAAAAGTCAATCAAGTTGCAGAAGCGATCGCAGCCAGCCAACAATATTTACTTTCGATTCAAAATCCAGCAGGCTACTGGTGGGCAGAGTTAGAATCTAATGTCACGATTACTGCTGAAACAGTCCTTTTGCATAAGATTTGGGGAACAGACCAAACCAGACCTTTACACAAAGTTGAAGCATATCTGCGTCAAGAGCAACGACAGCATGGCGGCTGGGAACTTTTCTACGGTGATGGCGGAGAACTTAGCACTTCAGTTGAAGCTTACATGGCGCTGAGACTGCTAGGTGTACCAGCAACCGATCCGGCGATGATTCGGGCGCAAGCTTTTATTCTCCAACGGGGTGGTATCAGCAAAACTCGGATTTTTACCAAGTTGCACTTAGCCTTGATTGGCTGCTACAACTGGCGCGGTATTCCCTCGCTACCGCCTTGGATAATGTTATTGCCAAAAGCTTTTCCAGTTAATATCTACGAAATGTCTAGCTGGGCACGTTCCAGTACAGTACCATTACTGGTTGTATGCGATCGCAAACCTGTTTTTATCACTGACCCAACTATCAACCTAGATGAGCTATACGCTGAAGGTATCGATCGAGTCCGGTGGGAATTACCCCAAAGTGGCGATTGGACTGATTTATTCCTCACCCTCGACCAAGGATTCAAATGGGCAGAAAGCCTAAATTTAGTCCCCTTCCGTGAAGAAGGTATCAAAGCCGCCGAAAAATGGATTTTAGAACGGCAAGAAGCGACAGGCGACTGGGGCGGCATTATTCCGGCGATGCTGAATTCAATGCTAGCTTTGCGCTGTCTGGATTATGACCGCAGCGACCCGATTGTGGAACGAGGTTTGCAAGCAATTGATAACTTTGCCATTGAAACAGATAATAGCTACCGGGTTCAGCCCTGTGTTTCACCGGTTTGGGATACAGCTTGGGTGATGCGTGCCTTAGTAGAATCAGGCTTTGTACCAGATCATCCCGCCGTGGTAAAGGCTGGAGAATGGTTGTTGCAAAAACAAATTTTAGATTATGGAGATTGGGCTGTAAAAAATCGCCAAGGAAAACCAGGGGCTTGGGCTTTTGAGTTTGAAAATCGGTTTTATCCCGATGTAGACGACTCGGCGGTGGTGGTGATGGCTTTACATTTGGCGAAACTTCCCAATGAAAAAATCAAGCAGGCTGCGATCGCACGGGCGGTAAACTGGATTGCATCTATGCAATGTAAACCTGGTGGGTGGGCTGCTTTTGATTTGGACAACGATCAAGATTGGCTTAACTCCATCCCTTATGGCGACTTGAAAGCCATGATCGATCCAAATACCGCAGATGTTACGGCTAGAGTCGTAGAAATGCTTGGTGCTTGTGATTTGTCAATTGATAGTGATAATTTAGAGCGATCGCTAACTTATCTTTTACGCGAACAAGAAACCGAAGGCTGTTGGTTTGGTCGTTGGGGTGTAAATTATATCTACGGCACCAGTGGCGTTTTGTCAGCCTTGGCATTAATTGATCCTCAAAGGCACAAACTCAGTATAGAACGGGGAGCAGCTTGGTTACTGGGATGCCAAAACCTAGATGGGGGTTGGGGTGAGACTTGCCGCAGCTATGATGACCCCAGTCTCAAAGGAAAAGGAGATAGTACTGCATCTCAAACTGCTTGGGCTTTAATTGGCCTCTTGGCAGCAGGTGAAGCAACTGGTAAATTAGCTGTTAAGGCTATTGAGCAAGGAATTGGCTATTTAATGGCAACTCAACAGCCTGATGGTACTTGGTTTGAGGCAAACTTTACAGGGACTGGCTTCCCTTGCTATTTCTATCTTAAATATCATCTGTATCAACAATACTTTCCTTTAATTGCACTAGGTCGCTATCAAGCAGCGATTAAAGAAAGTTAA